The following are encoded together in the Mesoterricola sediminis genome:
- the trmFO gene encoding methylenetetrahydrofolate--tRNA-(uracil(54)-C(5))-methyltransferase (FADH(2)-oxidizing) TrmFO codes for MDFDVVGAGLAGAEAAWQLANRGHQVRLREMRPGTRTPAHQTDKAAEMVCSNSFKSDDPFSATGILKAELERLGSLVLRCARDQRVPAGQSLAVDREAFSAAVTAELRSHPNIHWTEELVTRPEPGRPTLLATGPLTADPLAEWLTEAVGCGRLFFYDAIAPIVERDSIDFSIAFAASRYGKGGSDFYNCPLDKAEYERFLDALLAAPRAPLHDFDTPFFEACLPIEVMADRGRETLRHGPMKPVGLDDPRTGRWPWAVVQLRQDDLAGEHFNLVGFQTRLAWGAQQEVFRLIPGLQNAVFARLGSIHRNTYVDAPRVLDACLRLRAVPDVWVAGQVSGVEGYLESAACGLAAARFMDQRAQGREPAPLPRETVLGALLHYIASAPGRDFSPVNAMLGLLPEIPEGILDVRALKRSGGVKALKAGKGAYHRERALAALEAHIAEAGR; via the coding sequence ATGGATTTCGATGTGGTCGGCGCGGGGCTGGCGGGGGCCGAGGCTGCGTGGCAGTTGGCCAACCGCGGCCACCAGGTGCGCCTGAGGGAAATGCGGCCCGGGACCCGGACGCCCGCCCACCAGACGGACAAGGCGGCCGAGATGGTCTGCTCCAATTCCTTCAAGAGCGACGACCCCTTCAGCGCCACGGGCATCCTCAAGGCCGAGCTGGAGCGCCTGGGGTCCCTGGTGCTCCGGTGCGCCCGGGACCAGCGGGTCCCCGCCGGCCAGTCCCTGGCGGTGGACCGGGAGGCCTTCTCCGCGGCGGTGACGGCCGAGCTCCGGTCCCATCCCAACATCCACTGGACGGAGGAACTGGTCACCCGCCCGGAACCGGGGCGGCCCACCCTGCTGGCCACGGGCCCTTTGACGGCGGATCCCCTCGCCGAGTGGCTCACGGAGGCCGTCGGCTGCGGACGCCTCTTCTTCTATGACGCCATCGCCCCCATCGTCGAGCGGGATTCCATCGACTTCAGCATCGCCTTTGCGGCCTCGCGGTACGGCAAGGGGGGCAGCGACTTCTACAACTGCCCCCTGGACAAGGCGGAGTACGAACGGTTCCTGGACGCGCTGCTCGCGGCGCCCCGGGCGCCCCTCCACGACTTCGACACGCCCTTCTTCGAGGCCTGCCTGCCCATCGAGGTGATGGCGGATCGCGGGCGGGAGACGCTCCGCCACGGCCCCATGAAGCCGGTGGGCCTCGATGATCCGCGCACCGGCCGCTGGCCCTGGGCGGTGGTGCAGCTCCGGCAGGACGACCTCGCGGGGGAGCACTTCAACCTGGTGGGCTTCCAGACGCGCCTGGCCTGGGGCGCGCAGCAGGAGGTCTTCCGGCTCATTCCCGGCCTCCAGAACGCCGTGTTCGCGCGCCTCGGCAGCATCCACCGCAACACCTACGTGGACGCGCCCCGGGTGCTGGACGCGTGCCTGCGGCTGCGCGCGGTGCCCGATGTGTGGGTCGCGGGCCAGGTGAGCGGCGTGGAGGGCTACCTGGAATCGGCGGCCTGCGGCCTCGCGGCGGCGCGGTTCATGGACCAGCGGGCCCAGGGCCGGGAGCCGGCCCCCCTGCCCCGGGAAACGGTGCTGGGCGCGCTGCTCCACTACATCGCCTCCGCCCCCGGCCGGGACTTCTCCCCGGTGAACGCCATGCTCGGGCTGCTGCCGGAGATCCCGGAGGGGATCCTGGACGTGCGCGCCCTGAAGCGGAGCGGCGGCGTGAAGGCCCTCAAGGCGGGCAAGGGCGCCTATCATCGGGAGCGGGCCCTGGCGGCGCTGGAGGCCCATATCGCGGAGGCGGGACGGTGA
- a CDS encoding flagellin N-terminal helical domain-containing protein gives MTIRSTNPMNSAQLLLDLQRSKDRLSLYTSQLTSGKRIINIGDDPGGSAAILNFQASIGQNKQYMAQIDTATSYLANTEDVASSMQTEVTRLMQLAQTGMTGTQSSVSRQAIASEVDGIFDHLMNLANTQVQGKYIFAGSMTTGYTDPLGVFHPPFEDVQGATAPANTITYNGNNADIVFKVGASSNVTTNVAGDTLFFGGPAATSLGSATDIFKVAKDLSQALTSGNTAAMQTAYDSLKTISDHVNVVITDLGGRQSGIDQIKTSLSTLNTNLAAVESSVEDVDYADAITSYTKENVAQQASLATMAKTNRQTLFDYLA, from the coding sequence ATGACGATCCGCAGCACCAACCCCATGAACAGCGCCCAGCTCCTCCTGGACCTCCAGCGGAGCAAGGACCGCCTGTCGCTCTACACCTCCCAGCTCACGTCCGGCAAGCGCATCATCAACATCGGCGACGATCCCGGCGGCAGCGCGGCCATCCTCAACTTCCAGGCCTCCATCGGCCAGAACAAGCAGTACATGGCCCAGATCGACACGGCCACCTCGTACCTCGCCAACACCGAGGACGTGGCCTCGTCCATGCAGACGGAAGTCACCCGCCTCATGCAGCTCGCCCAGACGGGCATGACCGGCACCCAGAGTTCCGTGAGCCGCCAGGCCATCGCCTCCGAGGTGGACGGCATCTTCGATCACCTCATGAACCTCGCCAACACGCAGGTCCAGGGCAAGTACATCTTCGCCGGCAGCATGACCACGGGGTACACCGACCCCCTGGGCGTCTTCCATCCGCCCTTCGAGGACGTCCAGGGCGCCACGGCCCCTGCGAACACCATCACCTACAACGGCAACAACGCGGACATCGTCTTCAAGGTCGGCGCGAGCTCCAACGTCACCACCAACGTGGCCGGGGACACCCTCTTCTTCGGCGGGCCCGCGGCCACCTCCCTGGGCAGCGCCACCGACATCTTCAAGGTGGCCAAGGACCTCAGCCAGGCCCTGACCTCCGGCAACACGGCCGCCATGCAGACCGCCTACGACAGCCTCAAGACCATCAGCGACCACGTGAACGTCGTCATCACCGACCTCGGGGGGCGGCAGAGCGGCATCGACCAGATCAAGACGAGCCTGTCCACCCTCAACACGAACCTGGCCGCCGTGGAGTCCTCCGTGGAGGACGTGGACTACGCCGACGCCATCACCAGCTACACCAAGGAGAACGTCGCCCAGCAGGCCTCCCTGGCCACCATGGCCAAGACCAACCGGCAGACCCTCTTCGACTACCTGGCCTGA